Proteins encoded by one window of Vitis riparia cultivar Riparia Gloire de Montpellier isolate 1030 chromosome 11, EGFV_Vit.rip_1.0, whole genome shotgun sequence:
- the LOC117924960 gene encoding uncharacterized protein LOC117924960, with protein sequence MCPLRFILVFFSAVLAGYFAWRTVRSSQETGLSLEDSNLGNVPSKDKQELNFKRMIRDGFWGFVDMASGRYLWRNLREMKNNEKMKSC encoded by the exons ATGTGTCCTCTGAGGTTCATTTTGGTGTTCTTCTCAGCAGTTTTAGCCGGGTATTTTGCATGGAGGACGGTTCGCTCTTCTCAGGAAACTGGCTTGAGTTTGGAGGATTCCAATCTGGGAAATGTACCATCTAAGGATAAGCAAGAACTCAATTTCAAAAGG ATGATTCGAGATGGGTTTTGGGGTTTTGTGGACATGGCCAGTGGGAGGTACTTGTGGAGAAATCTGAGAGAGATGAAgaacaatgagaaaatgaaaagctGCTAG
- the LOC117925370 gene encoding cysteine-rich receptor-like protein kinase 19 isoform X3, with protein sequence MAARIVSFLLFFLAFGLPYSHGETWIKAGYWYAGSESPIPDINSGLFTHLLCAFADINPTSYQLSISSSEEHYFSTFTDIVKRRNPSVVTLLSIWGGQGPTGLSILGERVNSSMVSLMVRQPSYRKSFIESAMKTARLYGFHGLDLFWLWPNTESDMKNMEALLDELRAAVKLESRNSGKAPLILTMAVHYVPTLYSVSYHIEAIQRNLDWAHIPAYDYYLPSRVNFTHAHAALYDPLSNVSTDFGIREWISKGFPASKLVLGLPYHGYAWTLVNPNHNGIGAPASGIAMTADGSMSYKYIKWFLRSYGATSMYNATYVVNYVTIGTTWIGFDDVQAIRAKISYAKEKKLLGYNVFQVSNDDNWALSQAAQDDDKDHHKKEGLLVKILVPIAVLILVAGSIMCCYSRSRVLKAIGTKNLGKISLLEVGSKSSGVENFNSNAPNLRVFSFAEIKEATNNFSFENKLGEGGFGPVYKGKSQKGEEMAVKRLSKTSNQGAEEFINEVTLTAKLQHVNLVRLLGFCTEGEEKMLIYEYMPNKSLNFYLFDPTRRYLLDWTKRITIIEGITQGLLYLQEYSNFTIIHRDLKASNILLDSEMKPKISDFGIARAFQKDEHEASTGRIVGTYGYVPPEYVRRGIYSMKYDVYSFGVLLLQIISSRRNSCTYGLSQNLNLLEYAYELWKEGEGMRFMDPSLDDSSSSCKLMACMQVALLCIQENPDHRPTMLEVSSMLKSETAAMSAPLRPAFSIKSNEDKLSVNDATTSSQQNILSVNDATISDLVPR encoded by the exons ATGGCAGCCAGAATTGTCagcttccttcttttctttcttgctttcgGATTGCCCTATTCACATGGAGAAACTTGGATTAAAGCTGGTTACTGGTATGCCGGTAGTGAATCTCCAATTCCTGATATCAATTCTGGGTTGTTCACTCATCTTCTTTGTGCTTTTGCTGATATTAACCCTACCTCCTACCAGCTTTCTATATCTTCTTCTGAAGAACACTACTTCTCTACCTTTACCGACATAGTCAAGCGTAGGAACCCTTCTGTTGTAACACTTCTGTCCATCTGGGGAGGACAAGGGCCCACGGGTTTGTCCATCTTGGGTGAAAGGGTGAACTCTTCCATGGTGTCTTTGATGGTTAGGCAGCCCTCTTACAGAAAATCTTTCATTGAATCCGCCATGAAAACAGCTAGACTTTACGGGTTTCATGGCCTGGACCTGTTTTGGCTTTGGCCTAACACCGAGTCTGATATGAAGAATATGGAAGCCCTCCTGGATGAGCTGCGGGCAGCTGTGAAATTGGAGTCTAGAAATTCTGGTAAGGCACCACTGATATTGACTATGGCTGTTCATTATGTGCCAACTCTCTACTCAGTGAGCTACCACATTGAGGCAATACAGAGGAACTTGGATTGGGCACATATTCCAGCATATGACTATTATTTGCCTTCAAGGGTGAACTTTACACACGCCCATGCTGCTCTGTATGATCCATTGAGCAATGTTAGCACTGATTTTGGTATTAGGGAATGGATCAGTAAAGGGTTCCCTGCTAGTAAGCTGGTTTTGGGGTTGCCTTACCATGGATATGCATGGACACTTGTGAACCCTAACCACAATGGCATTGGCGCACCCGCTTCAGGTATAGCCATGACAGCAGATGGATCCATGAGCTATAAATACATCAAGTGGTTCCTTCGAAGTTATGGGGCTACTTCAATGTACAATGCTACTTATGTAGTGAATTACGTCACTATTGGAACAACTTGGATTGGTTTTGATGATGTGCAGGCTATCAGAGCTAAAATTTCTTATGCCAAGGAGAAGAAGCTACTTGGTTACAATGTGTTCCAGGTTAGCAATGACGACAATTGGGCGCTTTCTCAGGCAG CTCAAGATGATGACAAAGATCATCACAAGAAGGAGGGATTATTGGTAAAAATTCTGGTTCCAATTGCTGTACTTATTCTTGTAGCAGGCTCCATAATGTGTTGTTACTCACGAAGCAGAGTACTCAAAGCAATAG GGACCAAGAATTTAGGCAAAATATCACTACTTGAAGTAGGAAGCAAATCATCAGgtgttgaaaattttaacaGTAATGCTCCTAATCTGCGAGTATTCAGTTTTGCTGAGATCAAAGAGGCTACAAATAACTTTTCCTTTGAAAATAAGCTTGGAGAGGGTGGATTTGGGCCTGTTTACAAG GGTAAATCACAGAAGGGAGAGGAAATGGCAGTGAAGAGGCTTTCGAAAACTTCTAATCAGGGAGCAGAGGAGTTCATAAATGAGGTTACACTTACAGCCAAACTGCAACATGTAAATCTAGTTAGGCTTCTGGGATTTTGCAcggaaggagaagaaaagatgTTGATCTATGAGTACATGCCCAACAAAAGCCTGAATTTCTATCTGTTTG ATCCTACTAGGCGCTATCTTTTAGATTGGACAAAGCGCATCACCATCATTGAAGGGATTACTCAAGGACTTCTCTACCTCCAAGAATACTCCAACTTCACTATAATTCACCGGGATTTGAAAGCTAGCAACATTTTACTGGACAGCGAGATGAAGCCCAAGATTTCAGATTTTGGCATAGCTAGAGCTTTCCAAAAGGATGAACATGAGGCAAGCACAGGCCGGATTGTAGGAACGTA TGGCTACGTTCCTCCTGAATACGTTCGAAGAGGGATATACTCCATGAAATATGATGTTTATAGCTTCGGAGTTCTACTCCTGCAGATAATTAGTAGCAGGAGGAATTCATGCACATATGGCTTGAGCCAAAACCTAAACCTTCTAGAATAT GCATACGAGTTGTGGAAAGAGGGAGAAGGCATGAGGTTTATGGACCCATCACTAGATGACTCTTCTTCGTCTTGTAAACTCATGGCATGCATGCAAGTAGCTCTGTTATGCATCCAAGAAAATCCGGACCATAGACCAACAATGTTGGAAGTGTCTTCAATGCTCAAAAGCGAAACTGCAGCCATGTCTGCCCCTTTAAGGCCTGCTTTTTCAATCAAAAGTAATGAAGATAAATTATCAGTCAATGATGCCACCACTTCTTCGCAGCAAA ATATATTATCAGTCAATGATGCCACCATTTCTGATTTGGTACCACGGTGA
- the LOC117925370 gene encoding cysteine-rich receptor-like protein kinase 21 isoform X1 — MAARIVSFLLFFLAFGLPYSHGETWIKAGYWYAGSESPIPDINSGLFTHLLCAFADINPTSYQLSISSSEEHYFSTFTDIVKRRNPSVVTLLSIWGGQGPTGLSILGERVNSSMVSLMVRQPSYRKSFIESAMKTARLYGFHGLDLFWLWPNTESDMKNMEALLDELRAAVKLESRNSGKAPLILTMAVHYVPTLYSVSYHIEAIQRNLDWAHIPAYDYYLPSRVNFTHAHAALYDPLSNVSTDFGIREWISKGFPASKLVLGLPYHGYAWTLVNPNHNGIGAPASGIAMTADGSMSYKYIKWFLRSYGATSMYNATYVVNYVTIGTTWIGFDDVQAIRAKISYAKEKKLLGYNVFQVSNDDNWALSQAAQDDDKDHHKKEGLLVKILVPIAVLILVAGSIMCCYSRSRVLKAIGTKNLGKISLLEVGSKSSGVENFNSNAPNLRVFSFAEIKEATNNFSFENKLGEGGFGPVYKGKSQKGEEMAVKRLSKTSNQGAEEFINEVTLTAKLQHVNLVRLLGFCTEGEEKMLIYEYMPNKSLNFYLFDPTRRYLLDWTKRITIIEGITQGLLYLQEYSNFTIIHRDLKASNILLDSEMKPKISDFGIARAFQKDEHEASTGRIVGTYGYVPPEYVRRGIYSMKYDVYSFGVLLLQIISSRRNSCTYGLSQNLNLLEYAYELWKEGEGMRFMDPSLDDSSSSCKLMACMQVALLCIQENPDHRPTMLEVSSMLKSETAAMSAPLRPAFSIKSNEDKLSVNDATTSSQQNILSVNDATTSSQQNILSVNDATISDLVPR; from the exons ATGGCAGCCAGAATTGTCagcttccttcttttctttcttgctttcgGATTGCCCTATTCACATGGAGAAACTTGGATTAAAGCTGGTTACTGGTATGCCGGTAGTGAATCTCCAATTCCTGATATCAATTCTGGGTTGTTCACTCATCTTCTTTGTGCTTTTGCTGATATTAACCCTACCTCCTACCAGCTTTCTATATCTTCTTCTGAAGAACACTACTTCTCTACCTTTACCGACATAGTCAAGCGTAGGAACCCTTCTGTTGTAACACTTCTGTCCATCTGGGGAGGACAAGGGCCCACGGGTTTGTCCATCTTGGGTGAAAGGGTGAACTCTTCCATGGTGTCTTTGATGGTTAGGCAGCCCTCTTACAGAAAATCTTTCATTGAATCCGCCATGAAAACAGCTAGACTTTACGGGTTTCATGGCCTGGACCTGTTTTGGCTTTGGCCTAACACCGAGTCTGATATGAAGAATATGGAAGCCCTCCTGGATGAGCTGCGGGCAGCTGTGAAATTGGAGTCTAGAAATTCTGGTAAGGCACCACTGATATTGACTATGGCTGTTCATTATGTGCCAACTCTCTACTCAGTGAGCTACCACATTGAGGCAATACAGAGGAACTTGGATTGGGCACATATTCCAGCATATGACTATTATTTGCCTTCAAGGGTGAACTTTACACACGCCCATGCTGCTCTGTATGATCCATTGAGCAATGTTAGCACTGATTTTGGTATTAGGGAATGGATCAGTAAAGGGTTCCCTGCTAGTAAGCTGGTTTTGGGGTTGCCTTACCATGGATATGCATGGACACTTGTGAACCCTAACCACAATGGCATTGGCGCACCCGCTTCAGGTATAGCCATGACAGCAGATGGATCCATGAGCTATAAATACATCAAGTGGTTCCTTCGAAGTTATGGGGCTACTTCAATGTACAATGCTACTTATGTAGTGAATTACGTCACTATTGGAACAACTTGGATTGGTTTTGATGATGTGCAGGCTATCAGAGCTAAAATTTCTTATGCCAAGGAGAAGAAGCTACTTGGTTACAATGTGTTCCAGGTTAGCAATGACGACAATTGGGCGCTTTCTCAGGCAG CTCAAGATGATGACAAAGATCATCACAAGAAGGAGGGATTATTGGTAAAAATTCTGGTTCCAATTGCTGTACTTATTCTTGTAGCAGGCTCCATAATGTGTTGTTACTCACGAAGCAGAGTACTCAAAGCAATAG GGACCAAGAATTTAGGCAAAATATCACTACTTGAAGTAGGAAGCAAATCATCAGgtgttgaaaattttaacaGTAATGCTCCTAATCTGCGAGTATTCAGTTTTGCTGAGATCAAAGAGGCTACAAATAACTTTTCCTTTGAAAATAAGCTTGGAGAGGGTGGATTTGGGCCTGTTTACAAG GGTAAATCACAGAAGGGAGAGGAAATGGCAGTGAAGAGGCTTTCGAAAACTTCTAATCAGGGAGCAGAGGAGTTCATAAATGAGGTTACACTTACAGCCAAACTGCAACATGTAAATCTAGTTAGGCTTCTGGGATTTTGCAcggaaggagaagaaaagatgTTGATCTATGAGTACATGCCCAACAAAAGCCTGAATTTCTATCTGTTTG ATCCTACTAGGCGCTATCTTTTAGATTGGACAAAGCGCATCACCATCATTGAAGGGATTACTCAAGGACTTCTCTACCTCCAAGAATACTCCAACTTCACTATAATTCACCGGGATTTGAAAGCTAGCAACATTTTACTGGACAGCGAGATGAAGCCCAAGATTTCAGATTTTGGCATAGCTAGAGCTTTCCAAAAGGATGAACATGAGGCAAGCACAGGCCGGATTGTAGGAACGTA TGGCTACGTTCCTCCTGAATACGTTCGAAGAGGGATATACTCCATGAAATATGATGTTTATAGCTTCGGAGTTCTACTCCTGCAGATAATTAGTAGCAGGAGGAATTCATGCACATATGGCTTGAGCCAAAACCTAAACCTTCTAGAATAT GCATACGAGTTGTGGAAAGAGGGAGAAGGCATGAGGTTTATGGACCCATCACTAGATGACTCTTCTTCGTCTTGTAAACTCATGGCATGCATGCAAGTAGCTCTGTTATGCATCCAAGAAAATCCGGACCATAGACCAACAATGTTGGAAGTGTCTTCAATGCTCAAAAGCGAAACTGCAGCCATGTCTGCCCCTTTAAGGCCTGCTTTTTCAATCAAAAGTAATGAAGATAAATTATCAGTCAATGATGCCACCACTTCTTCGCAGCAAAATATATTATCAGTCAATGATGCCACCACTTCTTCGCAGCAAAATATATTATCAGTCAATGATGCCACCATTTCTGATTTGGTACCACGGTGA
- the LOC117925370 gene encoding cysteine-rich receptor-like protein kinase 19 isoform X2, translating to MAARIVSFLLFFLAFGLPYSHGETWIKAGYWYAGSESPIPDINSGLFTHLLCAFADINPTSYQLSISSSEEHYFSTFTDIVKRRNPSVVTLLSIWGGQGPTGLSILGERVNSSMVSLMVRQPSYRKSFIESAMKTARLYGFHGLDLFWLWPNTESDMKNMEALLDELRAAVKLESRNSGKAPLILTMAVHYVPTLYSVSYHIEAIQRNLDWAHIPAYDYYLPSRVNFTHAHAALYDPLSNVSTDFGIREWISKGFPASKLVLGLPYHGYAWTLVNPNHNGIGAPASGIAMTADGSMSYKYIKWFLRSYGATSMYNATYVVNYVTIGTTWIGFDDVQAIRAKISYAKEKKLLGYNVFQVSNDDNWALSQAAQDDDKDHHKKEGLLVKILVPIAVLILVAGSIMCCYSRSRVLKAIGTKNLGKISLLEVGSKSSGVENFNSNAPNLRVFSFAEIKEATNNFSFENKLGEGGFGPVYKKGEEMAVKRLSKTSNQGAEEFINEVTLTAKLQHVNLVRLLGFCTEGEEKMLIYEYMPNKSLNFYLFDPTRRYLLDWTKRITIIEGITQGLLYLQEYSNFTIIHRDLKASNILLDSEMKPKISDFGIARAFQKDEHEASTGRIVGTYGYVPPEYVRRGIYSMKYDVYSFGVLLLQIISSRRNSCTYGLSQNLNLLEYAYELWKEGEGMRFMDPSLDDSSSSCKLMACMQVALLCIQENPDHRPTMLEVSSMLKSETAAMSAPLRPAFSIKSNEDKLSVNDATTSSQQNILSVNDATTSSQQNILSVNDATISDLVPR from the exons ATGGCAGCCAGAATTGTCagcttccttcttttctttcttgctttcgGATTGCCCTATTCACATGGAGAAACTTGGATTAAAGCTGGTTACTGGTATGCCGGTAGTGAATCTCCAATTCCTGATATCAATTCTGGGTTGTTCACTCATCTTCTTTGTGCTTTTGCTGATATTAACCCTACCTCCTACCAGCTTTCTATATCTTCTTCTGAAGAACACTACTTCTCTACCTTTACCGACATAGTCAAGCGTAGGAACCCTTCTGTTGTAACACTTCTGTCCATCTGGGGAGGACAAGGGCCCACGGGTTTGTCCATCTTGGGTGAAAGGGTGAACTCTTCCATGGTGTCTTTGATGGTTAGGCAGCCCTCTTACAGAAAATCTTTCATTGAATCCGCCATGAAAACAGCTAGACTTTACGGGTTTCATGGCCTGGACCTGTTTTGGCTTTGGCCTAACACCGAGTCTGATATGAAGAATATGGAAGCCCTCCTGGATGAGCTGCGGGCAGCTGTGAAATTGGAGTCTAGAAATTCTGGTAAGGCACCACTGATATTGACTATGGCTGTTCATTATGTGCCAACTCTCTACTCAGTGAGCTACCACATTGAGGCAATACAGAGGAACTTGGATTGGGCACATATTCCAGCATATGACTATTATTTGCCTTCAAGGGTGAACTTTACACACGCCCATGCTGCTCTGTATGATCCATTGAGCAATGTTAGCACTGATTTTGGTATTAGGGAATGGATCAGTAAAGGGTTCCCTGCTAGTAAGCTGGTTTTGGGGTTGCCTTACCATGGATATGCATGGACACTTGTGAACCCTAACCACAATGGCATTGGCGCACCCGCTTCAGGTATAGCCATGACAGCAGATGGATCCATGAGCTATAAATACATCAAGTGGTTCCTTCGAAGTTATGGGGCTACTTCAATGTACAATGCTACTTATGTAGTGAATTACGTCACTATTGGAACAACTTGGATTGGTTTTGATGATGTGCAGGCTATCAGAGCTAAAATTTCTTATGCCAAGGAGAAGAAGCTACTTGGTTACAATGTGTTCCAGGTTAGCAATGACGACAATTGGGCGCTTTCTCAGGCAG CTCAAGATGATGACAAAGATCATCACAAGAAGGAGGGATTATTGGTAAAAATTCTGGTTCCAATTGCTGTACTTATTCTTGTAGCAGGCTCCATAATGTGTTGTTACTCACGAAGCAGAGTACTCAAAGCAATAG GGACCAAGAATTTAGGCAAAATATCACTACTTGAAGTAGGAAGCAAATCATCAGgtgttgaaaattttaacaGTAATGCTCCTAATCTGCGAGTATTCAGTTTTGCTGAGATCAAAGAGGCTACAAATAACTTTTCCTTTGAAAATAAGCTTGGAGAGGGTGGATTTGGGCCTGTTTACAAG AAGGGAGAGGAAATGGCAGTGAAGAGGCTTTCGAAAACTTCTAATCAGGGAGCAGAGGAGTTCATAAATGAGGTTACACTTACAGCCAAACTGCAACATGTAAATCTAGTTAGGCTTCTGGGATTTTGCAcggaaggagaagaaaagatgTTGATCTATGAGTACATGCCCAACAAAAGCCTGAATTTCTATCTGTTTG ATCCTACTAGGCGCTATCTTTTAGATTGGACAAAGCGCATCACCATCATTGAAGGGATTACTCAAGGACTTCTCTACCTCCAAGAATACTCCAACTTCACTATAATTCACCGGGATTTGAAAGCTAGCAACATTTTACTGGACAGCGAGATGAAGCCCAAGATTTCAGATTTTGGCATAGCTAGAGCTTTCCAAAAGGATGAACATGAGGCAAGCACAGGCCGGATTGTAGGAACGTA TGGCTACGTTCCTCCTGAATACGTTCGAAGAGGGATATACTCCATGAAATATGATGTTTATAGCTTCGGAGTTCTACTCCTGCAGATAATTAGTAGCAGGAGGAATTCATGCACATATGGCTTGAGCCAAAACCTAAACCTTCTAGAATAT GCATACGAGTTGTGGAAAGAGGGAGAAGGCATGAGGTTTATGGACCCATCACTAGATGACTCTTCTTCGTCTTGTAAACTCATGGCATGCATGCAAGTAGCTCTGTTATGCATCCAAGAAAATCCGGACCATAGACCAACAATGTTGGAAGTGTCTTCAATGCTCAAAAGCGAAACTGCAGCCATGTCTGCCCCTTTAAGGCCTGCTTTTTCAATCAAAAGTAATGAAGATAAATTATCAGTCAATGATGCCACCACTTCTTCGCAGCAAAATATATTATCAGTCAATGATGCCACCACTTCTTCGCAGCAAAATATATTATCAGTCAATGATGCCACCATTTCTGATTTGGTACCACGGTGA
- the LOC117925370 gene encoding putative cysteine-rich receptor-like protein kinase 35 isoform X4, whose product MALAHPLQAIRAKISYAKEKKLLGYNVFQVSNDDNWALSQAAQDDDKDHHKKEGLLVKILVPIAVLILVAGSIMCCYSRSRVLKAIGTKNLGKISLLEVGSKSSGVENFNSNAPNLRVFSFAEIKEATNNFSFENKLGEGGFGPVYKGKSQKGEEMAVKRLSKTSNQGAEEFINEVTLTAKLQHVNLVRLLGFCTEGEEKMLIYEYMPNKSLNFYLFDPTRRYLLDWTKRITIIEGITQGLLYLQEYSNFTIIHRDLKASNILLDSEMKPKISDFGIARAFQKDEHEASTGRIVGTYGYVPPEYVRRGIYSMKYDVYSFGVLLLQIISSRRNSCTYGLSQNLNLLEYAYELWKEGEGMRFMDPSLDDSSSSCKLMACMQVALLCIQENPDHRPTMLEVSSMLKSETAAMSAPLRPAFSIKSNEDKLSVNDATTSSQQNILSVNDATTSSQQNILSVNDATISDLVPR is encoded by the exons ATGGCATTGGCGCACCCGCTTCAG GCTATCAGAGCTAAAATTTCTTATGCCAAGGAGAAGAAGCTACTTGGTTACAATGTGTTCCAGGTTAGCAATGACGACAATTGGGCGCTTTCTCAGGCAG CTCAAGATGATGACAAAGATCATCACAAGAAGGAGGGATTATTGGTAAAAATTCTGGTTCCAATTGCTGTACTTATTCTTGTAGCAGGCTCCATAATGTGTTGTTACTCACGAAGCAGAGTACTCAAAGCAATAG GGACCAAGAATTTAGGCAAAATATCACTACTTGAAGTAGGAAGCAAATCATCAGgtgttgaaaattttaacaGTAATGCTCCTAATCTGCGAGTATTCAGTTTTGCTGAGATCAAAGAGGCTACAAATAACTTTTCCTTTGAAAATAAGCTTGGAGAGGGTGGATTTGGGCCTGTTTACAAG GGTAAATCACAGAAGGGAGAGGAAATGGCAGTGAAGAGGCTTTCGAAAACTTCTAATCAGGGAGCAGAGGAGTTCATAAATGAGGTTACACTTACAGCCAAACTGCAACATGTAAATCTAGTTAGGCTTCTGGGATTTTGCAcggaaggagaagaaaagatgTTGATCTATGAGTACATGCCCAACAAAAGCCTGAATTTCTATCTGTTTG ATCCTACTAGGCGCTATCTTTTAGATTGGACAAAGCGCATCACCATCATTGAAGGGATTACTCAAGGACTTCTCTACCTCCAAGAATACTCCAACTTCACTATAATTCACCGGGATTTGAAAGCTAGCAACATTTTACTGGACAGCGAGATGAAGCCCAAGATTTCAGATTTTGGCATAGCTAGAGCTTTCCAAAAGGATGAACATGAGGCAAGCACAGGCCGGATTGTAGGAACGTA TGGCTACGTTCCTCCTGAATACGTTCGAAGAGGGATATACTCCATGAAATATGATGTTTATAGCTTCGGAGTTCTACTCCTGCAGATAATTAGTAGCAGGAGGAATTCATGCACATATGGCTTGAGCCAAAACCTAAACCTTCTAGAATAT GCATACGAGTTGTGGAAAGAGGGAGAAGGCATGAGGTTTATGGACCCATCACTAGATGACTCTTCTTCGTCTTGTAAACTCATGGCATGCATGCAAGTAGCTCTGTTATGCATCCAAGAAAATCCGGACCATAGACCAACAATGTTGGAAGTGTCTTCAATGCTCAAAAGCGAAACTGCAGCCATGTCTGCCCCTTTAAGGCCTGCTTTTTCAATCAAAAGTAATGAAGATAAATTATCAGTCAATGATGCCACCACTTCTTCGCAGCAAAATATATTATCAGTCAATGATGCCACCACTTCTTCGCAGCAAAATATATTATCAGTCAATGATGCCACCATTTCTGATTTGGTACCACGGTGA